The DNA segment ACCAGCATAATCACCGTCGGCGGCGGTCCCGACAGGTCCAGACGGCCGGCTTCACCCAACAGGTCAATCAGCTCGTCATGAACAATCTTCACCACCACCTGCGCGGGCGTCAGGCTTTTCAGCACTTCGGCGCCAATCGCCTTTTCCTTCACCCGCTTGACAAAGTCGCGCACCACCTTGAAGTTGACATCGGCTTCCAGCAGCGCGATTTTGACCTCGCGCATGGCGATATCAACATCTTTTTCGGTCAGCTGCCCTTTGCCCGCCAGGCGGTCGAACGTACTTTGAAGTTTTTCGCTCAGTTCATCAAACATCTCAACCCACCTATTCCTTCCCTGAAGTCTCGGTGCGCGGATTGTAGCCCAGACAAGAATGAGCGTCAATCACTTCCGACAAAAGAAAAAAGCCCGGCAAGGAAAATCACCGGGCGCCGCCAAACGGCGATGGCTTACTCGAACGTAAAACGCTTGTAGCGCATGGCCACATTCTGCACCAGCCCCAACCCAATGAGCATGGTGATGAGATTGCTGCCCCCGTAGGAAAAGAGCGGCAACACAACGCCCGTGGGCGGCACCAGCCCCACATTGACGCCAATGTTGACGACCACTTGAAAGAAAATCATGGTCATCACACCCACCACGATAAACCGCCCGTAGCGGTCGGTGGCACGCTGGGCAATGTTCAGCAAGCGCCACAGCAGGAACACAAAGAGCGCCATCAGCAGGAGCGCGCCCACAAAGCCCAGTTCTTCAGCCACCACGGTGAAAATGAAGTCGGTGTGGCGCACGCGCAAATAACCCAACTGGCTTTGCGAACCGTGCATGTAGCCTTGCCCCCACAAGCCGCCCGACCCAATGGCGATGCGGCTTTGCACCAGGTTGTAGCCTTCACCCAGGGGGTCTGCCAGCGGGTTGAGGAAAATCATCACCCGCTGACGCTGGTACTCTTGCAGCACCTGCGTCCAGATGAGGGGCGCGGCCGCCCCCACAGCCGCCGCCGCCCCGACCATGTACCGCCAGGGCAGCCCGGCCACAAACACCATGCCGCCCCAAATGGCGAACAGCGACAACGCCACGGAGAGGCTGGGTTGCAAAAAGACCAACACCGCCGGAATGGCGGTCAGGATGAAGGAGCCAATGAGGGCTTTCCAATCGAAAGGGCGATGCCCAAGGTAGTGCGCCAGCGTCAGGATGAGCACCAACTTGGACAATTCGGAAGGTTGAATGGTGAAGAACATGATGCTGAACCAGCGCTGCGCCCCGAACGAGGTCGAGCCGAGCGCCAACACCACCGCCAGCGCCGCCACGATGCCTACATACAAAACACGCACAAAATATCCCAGTAAGCGGTAATCCACGGCGCTGGCGAGCAACATCCCCACCAGCCCAATCGCAATCCAAATCAACTGGCGGGTGACGAAAGGCATTTGCCCATCTTCCGGGGCGGGCTGGGCGCTGTAAATCATCAAGACCCCAAAGGTCATGATGACGAGCACCACCCCCAGAAGGGCGTAATCAAACGCATTGAGTGCGCGTCGCATGAGCCCCGCCTACTCCTGTGTGTGTGGTGGCGCTGTTTTGACGCGCCCCCGAAAGGGGATATTCGCCACGAGCATTGCCTCGCGCCCTTCTTGCGCCAGGTGCAACTCAATGCCGTCGCGCTCAATCTCAATGTAGCGCGAGAGCACATCCACAATCTCGCTACGCAGCGTTTCAAGCAATTCCGGCGAGAGACCGGCGCGGTCGTAAATGAGCACCAATTGCAGGCGCTCTTTGGCAATGTCGCGGCTGGAAGGGCGTTTACCAAAGAGTCTTTCAAAGATTCCCAAGAATGCCCTCCTTTTCACGAACGCATGAATTTCAACAAGCGGTCAATCAACCCCTCCTCGCGCAACGGCTCGAAGGGGACTTGTTCGCCACGCAAACGCCGCGCAATGTTCAAAAATGCGCGGGCGGCCGGTTGGCGTTCATTGAACACAACCGGTGTCCCCCGGTTCGTGCTCACGATGATGGCCTCATCGTCCGGCACAATGCCAATCAGGTCAATCGCCAGAATTTCCAGCACATCGCTCACATCGAGCATATCGCCGCGCCGCACCATATCCGGTTTGACGCGGTTGAGAATCAACGCCAGGGGGCCTTTTTCGGCCGCTTCCAACAAGCCGATGATGCGGTCAGCGTCACGGACGGCGCTCACTTCGGGCGTGGTGACGATGAGCACGCGGTCCGCTCCGGCGATGGCGTTGCGAAACCCCTGCTCAATCCCCGCCGGCGAATCCACCAGCACGTAATCGAAGTGGGGGCGCAAAGCGTCGCAAATTTCGGCCATCTGGCGGGGTGAAACCGCCGATTTGTCGCGCGTTTGGGCGGCCGGCAGCAAATGCAGTTCGGGCAGGCGCTTGTCGCGAATCAGGGCTTGCCGCAAGCGGCACCGCCCTTCCACAACGTCCACGATATCGTACACAATGCGGTTTTCCAACCCCATGACGACGTCAAGGTTGCGCAAGCCAATGTCGGCGTCAATGGCAACAACCGAATGCCCCAAAAGCGCCAACGCCGCCGCCAGGTTGGCGGTGGTGGTTGTTTTGCCGACACCACCTTTCCCAGACGTGATGGTTATGACAGTTCCGGCCATACCTGCTCCTCTTGTGTATCCCTCAATCCCTGAGTGGTGCGTATGCTAACGTGGCTTACGCAAACTGGCAAAGATGGCTCGCAAAAAGGCGCTTTTTGCACACCTTTGTTGAAGATTCAACGGTCCATGCGCACGGCTTCCACCACAATCATGCCATCTACCGCACGGGCGATTTCAGGCTGGGGGCGCTGTCGTTTCCAGAAGCGCCAGCGTGGGCGCTGGTGTTCATCCGGTGCGCGGGCA comes from the Ardenticatena maritima genome and includes:
- the rodA gene encoding rod shape-determining protein RodA; the protein is MRRALNAFDYALLGVVLVIMTFGVLMIYSAQPAPEDGQMPFVTRQLIWIAIGLVGMLLASAVDYRLLGYFVRVLYVGIVAALAVVLALGSTSFGAQRWFSIMFFTIQPSELSKLVLILTLAHYLGHRPFDWKALIGSFILTAIPAVLVFLQPSLSVALSLFAIWGGMVFVAGLPWRYMVGAAAAVGAAAPLIWTQVLQEYQRQRVMIFLNPLADPLGEGYNLVQSRIAIGSGGLWGQGYMHGSQSQLGYLRVRHTDFIFTVVAEELGFVGALLLMALFVFLLWRLLNIAQRATDRYGRFIVVGVMTMIFFQVVVNIGVNVGLVPPTGVVLPLFSYGGSNLITMLIGLGLVQNVAMRYKRFTFE
- the minE gene encoding cell division topological specificity factor MinE — protein: MGIFERLFGKRPSSRDIAKERLQLVLIYDRAGLSPELLETLRSEIVDVLSRYIEIERDGIELHLAQEGREAMLVANIPFRGRVKTAPPHTQE
- the minD gene encoding septum site-determining protein MinD — its product is MAGTVITITSGKGGVGKTTTTANLAAALALLGHSVVAIDADIGLRNLDVVMGLENRIVYDIVDVVEGRCRLRQALIRDKRLPELHLLPAAQTRDKSAVSPRQMAEICDALRPHFDYVLVDSPAGIEQGFRNAIAGADRVLIVTTPEVSAVRDADRIIGLLEAAEKGPLALILNRVKPDMVRRGDMLDVSDVLEILAIDLIGIVPDDEAIIVSTNRGTPVVFNERQPAARAFLNIARRLRGEQVPFEPLREEGLIDRLLKFMRS